One part of the Acidobacteriota bacterium genome encodes these proteins:
- a CDS encoding slipin family protein — MHKMGQMKLDVLERFATSFRADFRFAPLNIMILVVLCFLGLVVHLAVVPFSLEAVISMIGVAIVLATVFRLFQVWESVVIATTGAALYVYLQHRPDAWILVTSVVVAGLVSPCIQMAYQWEKAVVLRFGRFRGLKGSGLFLIFPVIDKVANYVDQRIRVTDFKAETTLTRDTVPVNVDAIAFWMVWDAQKAVLEVEDFESAVTLSAQTGLRDAIGRHELGDMLSHRDRLGKEIQQVLDAKTNAWGITVQSVEIRDIIIPKELEDAMSRQAQAERERQSRIILSKAEEEIAESFERASEHYRRNQAALHLRAMNMVFEGLKKKGSMIIVPSTAVETMGLGAMGGLTAFDRILESGDRMSDEAPTSLESEGDSGEV, encoded by the coding sequence ATGCATAAGATGGGCCAGATGAAGCTCGACGTACTCGAGCGGTTCGCAACCTCGTTCCGGGCCGATTTCAGGTTTGCTCCTCTCAACATCATGATTCTCGTCGTGCTGTGTTTTCTGGGACTTGTCGTCCATTTGGCGGTAGTGCCGTTCAGCCTCGAGGCGGTGATATCGATGATCGGCGTGGCGATCGTTCTCGCCACGGTTTTTCGCCTTTTCCAGGTCTGGGAGTCGGTCGTCATTGCCACCACGGGGGCGGCACTCTACGTCTATCTCCAGCACCGCCCTGACGCGTGGATCCTGGTCACCTCGGTGGTTGTCGCCGGCCTGGTGAGCCCGTGCATTCAGATGGCATATCAGTGGGAGAAGGCGGTGGTCCTGCGATTCGGTCGATTCCGGGGTCTCAAGGGATCGGGCCTCTTTTTGATCTTCCCGGTGATCGACAAGGTCGCGAACTACGTTGACCAGCGGATCCGCGTTACCGACTTCAAGGCCGAAACGACCCTGACCAGGGATACGGTGCCGGTCAACGTGGACGCGATCGCATTTTGGATGGTTTGGGACGCGCAAAAGGCGGTCCTCGAGGTGGAAGATTTTGAAAGCGCGGTCACACTCTCAGCTCAAACGGGCCTCCGTGACGCCATTGGCCGGCACGAGCTCGGTGACATGCTCTCCCACCGCGACCGGCTGGGTAAGGAGATCCAACAGGTGCTTGACGCAAAGACCAATGCCTGGGGCATCACCGTCCAATCGGTGGAAATCCGCGACATCATCATTCCAAAGGAGCTCGAGGACGCCATGAGCCGGCAGGCGCAGGCCGAGCGCGAGCGGCAATCGCGGATCATTCTCTCGAAGGCCGAAGAGGAGATCGCCGAGAGCTTCGAGAGGGCGTCAGAGCACTACAGGCGCAACCAGGCGGCGCTGCATCTGCGGGCGATGAATATGGTGTTCGAGGGCCTCAAGAAGAAGGGTTCGATGATCATTGTTCCGTCGACCGCGGTCGAGACCATGGGCCTCGGAGCGATGGGAGGATTGACAGCGTTCGACCGAATTCTGGAAAGCGGAGACCGGATGAGCGACGAAGCACCGACTTCGTTGGAGTCCGAAGGTGATTCCGGGGAGGTGTGA
- a CDS encoding efflux RND transporter permease subunit, with the protein MLPRFAVNRPVTVLMATLAISTFGLLAVQNLPVDLLPDLSYPTLTIQTEYQDAAPETVEQFVTRPIEEAVGVIPGVREMRSQSRSSLSEVVLEFEWGESMDTAGLEVRERLGLVELPREAEIPRVLRFDPSLEPIMRLGFYGDRDLDELRQLADRWLKPRLESVVGVAAAKVRGGLDAEVVVEADEDRLAALGLTPADLALALRQENVNQPGGTLRDFNAIYLVRTMHEFENLEQIRRTVVRETATGRTRVEDVARVFRGHRDRDEITRLGGREVVEIDLHRQGTANTVAVARAVEERLEELRGEMPPDLHIETLTDLSAYITSAINMVWSAAWIGGVLAILVLYFFLRDLRATSIIALTIPVSVIATFLFMDRAGVSINIMSLGGLALGVGMLVDNSIVVLEAIDRRRGEGLERAQAAITGASEVAGAVTAATLTTIAVFFPIVFVQGVAGQLFRDQAITVCLSLATSLVVSLTLIPALSGFTARKGFESAGRLAGRRQSDDAPLPFTFHFAGFQLDPIGDGQSLTSKIVTVAAFPLRFLILLAALAIGFCWWVFSRTFEVAAAPLGRAFDVVARSYPGALTSALERRWLVLAAAVAMFAASVLAIPYLGTDLVPDLAQGEFAFQLRLPEGATLEATAEMVDQIEAMLVNDPAFASVFSMVGSLPSAASGRRTLGENLAQINFRMAGDADAEDEAAAVQRVRTVIARFPRADAELVRPAVLSVRPPIAVQVYSDDLVELDQAAEAVREVLEELPEVRDVATTSEPGSPEILVELDRERAAALGVSANDVGAAMRTKIRGDVVGEFREGEERIDIRLRAGERFRSLASGVQALRILLPGGTTVPVSAVAEVVVGRGPAAIYRYSGARVAEVTALPTTRDLGGALAAVDAAVSSLVLPAGARPELAGQNEELSVSFRSLWLAMALATFLVYVVMASQFESLIHPFVILMAVPLGVVGVVVALLLTSTSISVLVLIGAIMLAGIVVNNAIVLVDAVNRRRREGQAVDDALVGAGSERLRPILMTTATTVLALFPMALGLGAGDELRAPLAITVIGGLTVATVLTLIVIPCIYKVVGKAPVRGKVEEKEEAPA; encoded by the coding sequence GTGCTGCCGCGCTTTGCCGTCAATCGGCCGGTCACCGTCCTGATGGCGACCCTGGCGATCTCGACCTTTGGCCTGTTGGCAGTCCAAAACCTGCCCGTCGACCTGCTGCCGGACCTTTCCTACCCCACCCTCACAATCCAGACCGAGTATCAGGATGCTGCGCCGGAGACCGTCGAACAATTCGTCACACGACCAATCGAAGAAGCGGTGGGAGTCATCCCCGGAGTGCGCGAGATGCGTTCGCAGTCACGTTCGAGCCTTTCCGAGGTCGTCCTGGAGTTCGAGTGGGGAGAGTCGATGGATACCGCGGGCCTGGAAGTCCGCGAACGCCTCGGCTTGGTGGAACTGCCCCGCGAAGCGGAGATCCCCAGGGTGCTGCGATTCGACCCTTCGCTCGAACCCATTATGCGGCTCGGGTTTTACGGCGATCGAGATCTCGACGAGCTCCGTCAGCTGGCAGATCGTTGGCTCAAACCACGGCTCGAATCGGTGGTCGGCGTCGCCGCAGCAAAGGTTCGCGGTGGTCTGGACGCAGAAGTCGTGGTCGAGGCCGACGAGGATCGACTGGCTGCACTCGGACTCACACCGGCCGATCTCGCGTTGGCCCTGCGGCAAGAAAACGTGAATCAGCCCGGGGGCACGCTTCGTGACTTCAACGCGATCTACCTCGTCCGCACCATGCACGAGTTCGAGAACCTGGAGCAGATTCGGCGAACTGTAGTACGCGAAACTGCAACCGGCCGGACACGGGTCGAGGACGTGGCGCGCGTCTTTCGCGGACACCGCGATCGCGATGAAATCACTCGGCTCGGTGGACGTGAGGTAGTCGAGATAGATTTGCACCGCCAGGGGACCGCGAACACTGTCGCGGTCGCCAGAGCGGTCGAGGAGAGGCTTGAAGAGCTCCGCGGCGAGATGCCACCGGACCTCCACATTGAAACGCTTACCGATCTCTCCGCCTACATCACGTCGGCGATCAACATGGTGTGGTCGGCGGCCTGGATCGGTGGCGTACTGGCAATTCTCGTGCTCTACTTCTTCCTCCGCGACCTCCGCGCGACTTCGATCATCGCCCTCACAATTCCGGTGTCTGTGATTGCCACCTTTCTCTTCATGGACCGAGCCGGCGTCTCGATCAACATCATGTCCCTCGGCGGACTCGCCCTCGGCGTCGGCATGCTGGTGGACAACTCGATCGTGGTTCTCGAAGCCATCGATCGCCGCCGCGGCGAGGGCCTCGAGCGTGCGCAAGCCGCCATCACCGGCGCCTCGGAGGTAGCGGGAGCGGTCACTGCGGCCACCCTGACAACAATTGCGGTGTTCTTTCCCATCGTCTTCGTCCAGGGAGTCGCCGGGCAGCTCTTTCGGGACCAGGCAATCACCGTCTGTCTCTCGTTAGCCACCTCCTTGGTCGTGTCACTGACGCTGATTCCCGCACTTTCGGGATTCACAGCCCGCAAGGGTTTCGAGAGCGCCGGACGCCTCGCCGGACGCCGCCAGAGCGATGACGCGCCACTGCCCTTCACTTTTCACTTTGCCGGATTCCAGCTCGATCCGATCGGTGATGGACAATCGTTGACCAGCAAGATCGTCACTGTCGCTGCCTTTCCCCTTCGATTCCTCATCCTTCTCGCGGCACTGGCGATCGGATTCTGTTGGTGGGTTTTCAGCCGAACGTTCGAGGTCGCCGCTGCTCCCCTCGGACGCGCCTTCGATGTTGTCGCTCGCTCGTATCCTGGCGCTTTGACATCGGCACTCGAACGGCGATGGCTTGTCTTGGCAGCAGCAGTAGCGATGTTCGCAGCATCGGTGCTGGCCATTCCCTATCTCGGCACGGACCTGGTCCCCGACCTTGCCCAGGGCGAGTTTGCATTCCAGCTACGGCTGCCCGAAGGTGCAACTCTCGAGGCCACGGCTGAGATGGTGGATCAGATCGAGGCCATGTTGGTGAACGACCCCGCCTTCGCTTCGGTCTTTTCCATGGTGGGCAGCCTGCCATCGGCGGCGTCGGGCCGACGCACCCTGGGCGAAAACCTCGCACAGATCAACTTCCGGATGGCGGGCGATGCCGATGCCGAAGATGAGGCAGCTGCCGTGCAACGCGTACGCACCGTCATCGCCCGCTTCCCACGTGCAGACGCCGAGCTCGTGCGACCGGCGGTTCTGTCGGTCCGGCCGCCGATCGCGGTGCAGGTGTATTCGGACGACCTGGTTGAACTCGACCAGGCTGCCGAAGCGGTTCGGGAGGTTCTCGAGGAACTGCCCGAGGTCCGTGACGTGGCGACTACCTCCGAGCCCGGGAGCCCGGAAATTCTGGTCGAGCTCGATCGAGAACGAGCTGCCGCGCTCGGCGTCTCAGCCAACGACGTCGGCGCTGCGATGAGAACCAAGATTCGAGGCGACGTCGTCGGTGAGTTCCGAGAGGGCGAGGAGCGGATCGACATCAGACTTCGCGCCGGCGAACGGTTCCGGTCATTGGCTTCTGGAGTCCAGGCCCTTCGAATCCTCCTCCCCGGAGGCACAACGGTGCCGGTGTCCGCGGTAGCCGAGGTCGTTGTCGGTCGCGGTCCTGCTGCAATTTATCGGTACTCGGGCGCGCGGGTTGCGGAGGTGACCGCGCTGCCGACCACTCGTGACCTCGGCGGAGCCTTGGCTGCGGTCGATGCCGCCGTCTCGAGTCTGGTGTTGCCGGCGGGCGCGAGGCCCGAGCTCGCGGGTCAGAACGAAGAGCTTTCCGTCAGCTTCCGTTCATTGTGGCTGGCGATGGCACTGGCCACCTTCTTGGTCTACGTCGTCATGGCATCGCAGTTCGAGTCCCTGATCCATCCATTCGTTATCCTGATGGCAGTGCCACTGGGAGTGGTCGGTGTGGTGGTAGCGCTCCTTCTGACGTCCACCTCGATCAGTGTCCTGGTGCTTATAGGAGCCATCATGCTGGCCGGCATCGTCGTCAACAATGCCATCGTGTTGGTCGACGCAGTCAACCGCCGACGCCGAGAGGGCCAGGCGGTCGATGACGCGCTCGTGGGCGCGGGGAGTGAACGTCTGAGGCCAATCCTCATGACTACGGCTACGACCGTGCTCGCACTGTTTCCAATGGCCCTCGGTCTTGGAGCAGGCGATGAGCTTCGTGCGCCGCTCGCCATCACGGTGATCGGCGGCCTGACTGTCGCGACGGTGCTGACACTTATCGTCATACCTTGTATCTACAAGGTCGTTGGCAAGGCGCCCGTCCGGGGGAAGGTGGAAGAGAAAGAAGAGGCTCCAGCATGA
- a CDS encoding co-chaperone GroES yields MKVKPLGDRVLLKRVETEEEVRGGIIIPDTAKEKPQEAEVVSVGDGKMDDDGKRLPMTVKKGDRVLIGKYTGQDIKINDEEHTIVREDEILAIIEK; encoded by the coding sequence ATGAAGGTCAAACCTTTGGGTGATCGAGTGCTTTTGAAGCGGGTTGAAACCGAGGAAGAGGTGCGCGGCGGAATCATCATCCCCGACACCGCCAAGGAGAAACCCCAGGAGGCTGAGGTCGTCTCGGTCGGCGACGGCAAGATGGACGACGACGGCAAGCGCCTGCCAATGACGGTCAAGAAGGGCGATCGCGTCCTGATCGGCAAGTACACGGGACAGGACATCAAAATCAACGACGAGGAACACACCATCGTCCGTGAAGACGAGATCCTCGCCATCATCGAAAAGTAA
- the groL gene encoding chaperonin GroEL (60 kDa chaperone family; promotes refolding of misfolded polypeptides especially under stressful conditions; forms two stacked rings of heptamers to form a barrel-shaped 14mer; ends can be capped by GroES; misfolded proteins enter the barrel where they are refolded when GroES binds): MSGKQIVYGEEARSKLLAGVNKLANAVKVTLGPKGRNVVLEKKFGSPTITKDGVTVAKEIELPEPLENMGAQMVREVASKTSDVAGDGTTTATVLAQSIYREGMRNVTAGANPMDLKRGIDQATKVAVDTISKLAKPVEGEAVAHVGTISANADSEIGEIIREAMEKVGKDGVITVEEAKGLETTLEVVEGMQFDRGYLSPYFVTDAERMECVLEDAVILIFEKKISNMKDLLPILEKTAQQGKPLLIIAEDVEGEALATLVVNKLRGTLNICAVKAPGFGDRRKAMLEDIAILTGGKMISEDLGIKLENVTWEDLGNAKKIVVNKDDTTIVVDDDNEDKHQAVLGRVSQIKRQIDETTSDYDREKLQERLAKLVGGVAQIKVGAATETEMKEKKARVEDALHATKAAVEEGIVPGGGVALLRAMDDVEKLVDETEGDIQTGVKILLRSLEEPTRQIILNTGVDEAAVIVREIRGKGKAIGYDAATGEITDMIKAGVIDPAKVTKNALLNASSIAGLLLTTEALVAEIPEEKKDSGMPPGGMDGMGGMGGMY, translated from the coding sequence ATGTCTGGAAAACAAATCGTTTATGGCGAGGAGGCCCGCAGCAAGTTGCTCGCGGGTGTCAACAAGCTCGCCAACGCAGTGAAGGTCACGCTTGGCCCCAAGGGCCGCAACGTGGTGCTCGAGAAAAAGTTCGGCTCGCCGACCATCACCAAGGACGGCGTGACGGTGGCCAAGGAGATCGAACTCCCCGAGCCACTCGAGAACATGGGCGCGCAGATGGTCCGTGAGGTCGCCTCGAAGACCTCCGACGTGGCCGGTGACGGCACGACCACCGCGACCGTTCTCGCCCAGTCCATCTATCGCGAGGGCATGCGCAACGTGACCGCGGGTGCCAACCCGATGGACCTCAAGCGTGGCATCGACCAGGCCACCAAGGTCGCGGTCGACACCATCAGCAAGCTTGCCAAGCCGGTCGAGGGAGAAGCCGTAGCCCACGTCGGCACCATCTCCGCCAATGCTGATTCAGAGATCGGCGAGATCATTCGCGAGGCGATGGAAAAAGTCGGCAAGGACGGCGTGATCACGGTCGAGGAGGCCAAGGGCCTCGAGACGACCCTCGAGGTCGTCGAGGGCATGCAGTTCGACCGCGGCTACCTCTCGCCGTACTTCGTGACCGACGCCGAGCGCATGGAGTGCGTGCTCGAGGACGCCGTGATCCTCATCTTCGAAAAGAAGATCTCGAACATGAAGGACCTGCTGCCGATCCTCGAGAAGACCGCTCAGCAGGGCAAGCCCCTCCTGATCATCGCCGAAGACGTCGAGGGCGAGGCGCTCGCCACCCTGGTGGTGAACAAGCTTCGCGGCACCCTCAACATCTGTGCCGTCAAGGCCCCTGGCTTCGGCGACCGCCGCAAGGCCATGCTCGAGGACATCGCGATCCTCACCGGCGGAAAGATGATCTCCGAGGATCTCGGCATCAAGCTCGAGAACGTGACCTGGGAAGATCTCGGGAACGCCAAGAAGATCGTCGTCAACAAGGACGACACCACGATTGTGGTCGACGACGACAACGAGGACAAGCACCAGGCAGTGCTCGGTCGCGTCAGCCAGATCAAGCGGCAAATCGACGAGACCACTTCGGACTACGACCGAGAGAAGCTCCAGGAGCGCCTGGCCAAGCTGGTCGGCGGCGTGGCGCAGATCAAGGTCGGAGCCGCGACCGAAACCGAAATGAAAGAGAAGAAAGCCCGCGTCGAAGACGCGCTGCACGCCACCAAGGCGGCCGTCGAAGAGGGCATCGTGCCCGGCGGCGGCGTCGCGCTGCTGCGCGCCATGGACGACGTCGAGAAGCTGGTCGACGAGACCGAGGGCGACATCCAGACCGGTGTCAAGATCCTCCTGCGCTCGCTCGAGGAGCCGACCCGGCAGATCATCCTCAACACCGGTGTCGACGAGGCCGCGGTGATCGTGCGCGAAATCCGCGGCAAGGGCAAGGCGATCGGTTACGACGCCGCTACGGGCGAAATCACCGACATGATCAAGGCTGGCGTCATCGATCCGGCCAAGGTCACCAAGAATGCCCTCCTCAACGCTTCCTCGATCGCCGGTCTGCTCCTCACCACCGAGGCGCTGGTCGCCGAGATTCCCGAGGAGAAGAAAGATTCCGGGATGCCGCCTGGCGGCATGGACGGCATGGGCGGAATGGGCGGAATGTACTGA
- a CDS encoding efflux RND transporter periplasmic adaptor subunit — MNQPRSTPLFVRGAPAFLALVVAIAAGGCGGDANGHGANGHGDSEQEGQEEPAITVRAGLISREPISSLYSTSATLRADRRATVIARTRGVVRRLAVEEGDRVVVEQALAFLEDDEQKIAAARARTTEETARRDHQRLSGLYEQGLVSVDEYEASRRDAEDAAHALELAELELSRTVIRAPIAGVVVTRHLDVGATVSDGTPVYDLADLDPLYADINIPERHVTRLAPGQEVLLTADATGSQARAIIERIAPAVDPATGTVKVTVAVVGDSGLRPGAFVRVDIVTDTHADSLVVSRSALVAEGRRWHLYRVSGDGTTVDQIEVELGFETGDRVEITGSKDDDVKLADGDQVIVVGAPALSDGAKIRLMTEDQSASENVKQAG; from the coding sequence ATGAACCAACCCAGATCAACACCTCTGTTCGTTCGAGGTGCGCCAGCCTTTCTTGCTCTTGTCGTGGCGATCGCCGCCGGCGGTTGCGGTGGCGATGCAAACGGCCACGGGGCCAACGGGCACGGTGATAGCGAACAGGAAGGCCAGGAAGAGCCGGCAATCACCGTACGTGCCGGGCTGATATCCCGCGAGCCGATTTCTTCACTCTACTCGACCTCTGCGACTCTGCGAGCCGATCGCCGAGCGACCGTCATCGCCAGGACGCGTGGAGTCGTGCGCCGCCTCGCCGTAGAGGAGGGCGATCGGGTCGTCGTGGAACAGGCGCTCGCATTTCTCGAGGACGATGAACAGAAGATTGCCGCTGCTCGCGCCCGTACCACCGAGGAGACGGCCCGCCGCGACCACCAGCGGCTTTCCGGCCTTTACGAGCAGGGCCTGGTCAGCGTCGACGAGTACGAAGCGAGCCGGCGAGATGCAGAGGACGCCGCCCACGCTCTCGAACTGGCCGAGCTCGAGCTGTCTCGTACTGTAATCCGCGCGCCGATAGCCGGGGTCGTGGTGACCCGCCATCTCGACGTCGGCGCCACCGTGTCGGACGGCACTCCCGTCTACGACCTCGCCGACCTCGATCCACTTTATGCCGACATCAACATTCCCGAGCGCCACGTCACTCGCCTCGCCCCCGGCCAGGAGGTCCTTTTGACTGCGGATGCAACTGGCTCCCAGGCGCGAGCCATCATCGAACGAATCGCACCCGCTGTAGACCCTGCGACGGGCACCGTGAAGGTCACCGTCGCTGTGGTAGGAGATTCCGGGCTCAGGCCCGGAGCCTTCGTCCGCGTCGACATCGTCACCGACACCCACGCCGACTCCCTGGTCGTCTCGCGGTCGGCGCTGGTCGCCGAAGGGCGCCGCTGGCACCTCTACCGAGTCTCCGGCGACGGCACCACCGTTGACCAGATTGAAGTCGAGCTTGGTTTCGAAACCGGAGACCGTGTCGAAATCACTGGTTCCAAAGATGACGACGTGAAGCTTGCCGATGGCGATCAGGTGATCGTCGTCGGCGCCCCCGCTCTTTCGGATGGAGCCAAAATCCGCCTCATGACCGAAGACCAGTCTGCGTCTGAGAACGTGAAGCAGGCAGGCTGA
- a CDS encoding efflux RND transporter permease subunit: MRLTDIPLDRPVATLMLLLSLTVLGTVSVFLLPLDFMPVVKEPEIDIQIPFPGSHPLEALREVVEPIEEEVATIPDVKRILANTSAGQVFMEVMFDWGVDVDIKKMEVREAIDRARPELPDTIGHISIRGDTDGGSAQVLAGRISAERDLSESWDLLDRRIGRPLERIKGVARVELYGVEQQQVRIDLDLDALRRHGIDAGKVLDTVNAANQDVDAGVIRGDVVRYEVRTLTRFESAEEIGALRVGDDGLRIADVAIVELREPRLDYGRHLDRSFAVGIDVYKEPSANTIEVVDKALERIDEIKNDPQLEGINLLIWENQGDAIRNSLEGLRNAGIYGGILAIAVLHFFLRRFRTTLIVATAIPFSLLVTCGAMYALGANFNVLTLLGLMLGVGMLVDNAVVVIENIHRYESMGKAAPVAARLGTRQVALAVVASTATSIFVWSWLFVSERNTMVIMMGEVALTICLAVACSLFISLTFIPLAAARFAPAEEPKPGIVVRKVVPAYRQVLNWTLDHRVTTLACLFVIAGSAVWPLMKIEKTGDMPEQNRQVSIFLQVHDDVSKEVLEGYVDQVEEWVYSREEELGFDSVYSWYTEHGFCMTRVYLPEDTANPETIERLRTQLRDGIPEIAGVTLEVGDRDNWWRHGGGEDRRMVSVALHGDDPEFLEELSMNVEERMRGLDHLEEIWGPTMRGTKELRLIVNADAANSLEVSPRSVADAVGFAFRGRRLRRLQGPDGEIEMILGLPEEAQPGIDALADLPVPSRSGGYVPLSSVAEITVARTPERIRRENRQTTQWVTAQFDKDAVTTEEAKKLVEERMQGFAVPEGYSWDFGQWGHDRDEALGTMLRGVVLSLVAVILLMAALFESFTQPFAILITLLLAFFGAFWSLWLGGFDLNPIAFMGIIILIGIVVNNGIVLVDHVNSLRSAGVERRQALIEGCGDRLRPVIMTAITTIFGLIPLVVSRATVAGAYIDSIAVVVIGGLATSTVFTLLALPVWYTSLEDIGAAVLRALPFRSGNRSPEISQDSVLSS; this comes from the coding sequence ATGCGCCTGACCGACATTCCTCTCGACCGCCCCGTCGCGACGTTGATGCTTCTCTTGAGCTTGACGGTCCTCGGTACGGTGTCGGTCTTCCTATTGCCCCTCGACTTCATGCCGGTGGTCAAGGAGCCCGAGATCGATATCCAGATTCCGTTCCCGGGATCCCACCCCCTCGAAGCACTGCGCGAGGTCGTGGAACCGATCGAGGAAGAGGTCGCGACTATCCCCGACGTCAAACGGATCCTGGCCAACACCTCGGCCGGTCAGGTCTTCATGGAAGTCATGTTCGACTGGGGCGTCGACGTCGACATCAAGAAAATGGAAGTGCGCGAGGCCATCGACCGTGCCCGCCCCGAGCTGCCAGACACCATCGGCCATATTTCGATTCGCGGCGACACCGACGGCGGCTCGGCCCAGGTTCTGGCGGGACGCATCTCCGCCGAGCGTGATTTGTCGGAGTCATGGGACCTCCTCGACCGCCGCATCGGTCGGCCGTTGGAAAGGATCAAGGGTGTCGCTCGCGTCGAGCTGTACGGCGTCGAACAGCAACAGGTCCGGATCGACCTCGACCTCGACGCCCTCAGGCGGCATGGTATCGACGCGGGAAAAGTGCTCGATACGGTCAACGCAGCCAATCAGGATGTCGATGCAGGCGTGATTCGCGGCGACGTGGTTCGCTACGAGGTCCGTACGCTGACCCGATTCGAGTCGGCTGAGGAAATCGGCGCGTTGCGGGTTGGTGATGACGGTCTTCGCATCGCAGACGTGGCGATCGTCGAGTTGCGGGAGCCGCGCCTTGACTACGGGCGGCACCTGGACCGCTCGTTCGCGGTCGGCATCGATGTCTACAAGGAACCGAGCGCCAACACGATCGAAGTCGTCGACAAGGCTCTCGAGCGCATCGACGAGATCAAGAATGACCCTCAGCTCGAGGGAATCAATCTCCTGATCTGGGAGAACCAGGGCGACGCAATCCGAAACTCCCTGGAGGGCCTTCGCAATGCGGGAATCTACGGCGGGATTCTGGCAATAGCCGTCCTCCATTTCTTCCTGCGTCGTTTTCGCACAACGCTGATCGTCGCTACGGCGATCCCGTTTTCTCTGCTCGTGACATGCGGCGCGATGTACGCGCTCGGGGCCAACTTCAACGTGCTGACCCTGCTCGGGCTGATGCTTGGGGTTGGCATGCTGGTCGACAACGCCGTAGTGGTGATCGAAAACATCCACCGCTACGAAAGCATGGGCAAAGCCGCGCCCGTTGCGGCGCGGCTCGGCACGCGGCAGGTGGCGTTGGCGGTGGTCGCCTCCACCGCTACATCGATCTTTGTCTGGTCGTGGCTCTTCGTTTCCGAGCGCAACACCATGGTCATCATGATGGGCGAGGTGGCATTGACGATTTGCCTCGCGGTTGCCTGCTCGCTGTTCATCTCGCTCACGTTCATTCCGCTGGCCGCGGCCCGGTTCGCGCCAGCCGAGGAGCCGAAACCCGGCATCGTCGTCAGGAAGGTGGTGCCCGCCTATCGGCAAGTGCTCAACTGGACCCTCGATCACAGGGTGACCACGCTCGCGTGCCTCTTCGTGATCGCGGGCTCGGCCGTCTGGCCTCTGATGAAGATCGAGAAAACCGGAGACATGCCGGAGCAGAATCGCCAGGTATCGATTTTCCTTCAGGTCCACGATGACGTCTCCAAGGAGGTGTTGGAGGGCTATGTTGATCAAGTGGAGGAGTGGGTCTACAGCCGCGAAGAGGAGCTCGGTTTTGACAGTGTTTACTCGTGGTATACGGAACACGGTTTCTGCATGACCCGCGTCTACCTGCCCGAAGACACGGCCAATCCGGAGACAATCGAGCGCCTGCGAACACAGCTCCGTGACGGGATCCCCGAGATAGCTGGTGTCACTCTCGAGGTCGGCGATCGCGACAACTGGTGGCGTCATGGCGGTGGCGAGGATCGCCGCATGGTTTCGGTGGCACTCCACGGAGACGACCCCGAGTTTCTCGAAGAACTCTCGATGAACGTCGAAGAGCGCATGCGGGGTCTTGACCACCTGGAGGAGATCTGGGGGCCGACCATGCGCGGCACCAAGGAACTGCGGCTCATCGTCAATGCCGACGCCGCGAACAGCCTCGAGGTCAGTCCCCGCAGCGTGGCCGACGCCGTAGGTTTCGCGTTTCGCGGCCGGCGTCTGAGGCGCCTTCAGGGACCCGACGGCGAGATCGAGATGATCCTCGGCCTCCCCGAAGAGGCGCAACCTGGCATCGATGCGCTCGCCGACCTGCCGGTGCCCAGCCGATCCGGCGGCTACGTTCCGTTGAGCTCGGTCGCCGAGATCACGGTGGCCCGGACTCCGGAGCGGATCCGGCGAGAAAACCGTCAGACAACGCAATGGGTGACGGCGCAATTCGACAAGGACGCCGTGACGACCGAAGAGGCAAAGAAGTTGGTCGAAGAACGGATGCAGGGTTTTGCCGTACCGGAAGGCTACTCGTGGGACTTCGGCCAGTGGGGACACGACCGCGACGAGGCCCTGGGTACCATGCTCCGCGGAGTGGTGCTGTCGTTGGTGGCCGTGATCCTTCTGATGGCCGCTCTATTCGAGTCCTTCACCCAGCCCTTCGCTATTCTGATTACCCTGTTGCTCGCATTTTTTGGCGCCTTCTGGAGCCTGTGGTTGGGAGGCTTCGACCTCAACCCGATCGCCTTTATGGGGATCATCATCCTGATTGGCATTGTGGTCAACAACGGTATCGTGCTCGTCGACCACGTCAACTCACTTCGATCCGCCGGCGTCGAACGGCGCCAGGCGCTTATCGAGGGCTGCGGAGATCGCCTTCGCCCGGTCATCATGACAGCCATCACCACCATTTTTGGCCTCATCCCGCTGGTGGTTTCACGAGCCACAGTCGCAGGTGCGTATATCGATTCGATAGCGGTCGTGGTCATCGGCGGGCTGGCGACGTCAACCGTCTTCACCCTGCTCGCTCTTCCAGTGTGGTACACCTCGCTCGAGGACATCGGCGCAGCGGTTCTCCGCGCGCTTCCGTTCAGGAGCGGCAACAGGAGTCCTGAAATTTCGCAGGACAGCGTCCTGTCGAGTTGA